In Deinococcus gobiensis I-0, one genomic interval encodes:
- a CDS encoding DinB family protein: protein MHEVSAPALTLAGFLDHWLGHRRLTRRVIAAFPEDQLFTFSAAPPMRSFGEMGGELHFVSAMTLDGLLSGEWKEPAWAAAPRTQAELLAAWDALSARIEAEFGQIDPAMFGRVAPLPWGEMPGWVAAIYAVDNEVHHRGQGYVYLRALGTEPPAFYGR from the coding sequence ATGCATGAAGTCTCTGCCCCCGCCCTGACGCTCGCCGGCTTTCTGGACCACTGGCTGGGGCATCGCCGCCTGACCCGCCGGGTGATCGCCGCGTTTCCCGAAGACCAGCTCTTCACGTTCAGCGCCGCGCCCCCCATGCGCTCTTTCGGCGAGATGGGCGGCGAACTGCATTTCGTCAGCGCGATGACCCTGGACGGCCTGCTGAGCGGCGAGTGGAAGGAACCCGCCTGGGCCGCTGCCCCCCGCACCCAGGCCGAGCTGCTGGCCGCCTGGGACGCCCTGAGCGCGCGGATCGAGGCCGAGTTCGGGCAGATCGACCCGGCCATGTTCGGCCGCGTGGCTCCTCTGCCCTGGGGCGAGATGCCCGGCTGGGTGGCGGCCATCTACGCCGTGGACAACGAAGTCCATCACCGGGGCCAGGGCTACGTGTACCTGCGCGCCCTGGGTACCGAGCCGCCCGCCTTCTACGGGCGCTGA
- a CDS encoding helix-turn-helix transcriptional regulator — protein sequence MYDPSMRVLSVLELLQSRESVTGAELSRVLEVSPRTVQRYVARLQDLGIPVEGRRGVGGAYRLRPGFRLPPLMFSGEEALSLSLGLLALGHLGLRDLAPAADLAAAKLARTLPEALREEVRALRQAVQLDASPWVVTVEATRMGALLAAMRRGRQLEFGYRSGRGEASVRRADLYRAVHFGGRWYAVGHCHLRGERRSFRLDRMEEVRVLEATFTPPADFDALAWLRASLPEPAQGHEVSVWLGAPPESLRDQLSAWGTDLRPEAGGSRLRGRRDHLDAFAGFLLGLGCEVRVDSPPELLRSVGRIVARAQGVLAAQASPD from the coding sequence ATGTACGACCCGTCCATGCGCGTGCTGTCGGTGCTGGAGCTGCTCCAGTCGCGCGAAAGCGTGACCGGCGCCGAGCTGAGCCGCGTGCTGGAGGTCAGTCCGCGCACGGTGCAGCGCTACGTGGCGCGGCTTCAGGACCTCGGCATTCCGGTCGAGGGCCGGCGCGGCGTGGGGGGCGCGTACCGGCTGCGCCCGGGCTTCCGGCTGCCGCCCCTGATGTTCAGCGGCGAGGAAGCCCTGAGCCTGTCGCTGGGGCTGCTGGCATTGGGACACCTGGGGCTGCGCGACCTCGCCCCGGCGGCGGACCTCGCGGCGGCCAAGCTGGCGCGCACGCTGCCGGAGGCCCTGCGCGAGGAGGTGCGGGCGCTGCGGCAGGCCGTGCAGCTCGACGCCTCGCCCTGGGTGGTGACGGTCGAGGCCACGCGCATGGGCGCCCTGCTCGCGGCGATGCGCCGGGGCCGGCAGCTCGAATTCGGCTACCGCTCGGGCCGGGGCGAGGCCAGCGTGCGCCGCGCCGACCTGTACCGCGCCGTGCATTTCGGCGGGCGCTGGTACGCGGTCGGGCACTGCCACCTGCGCGGCGAGCGCCGCTCCTTCCGGCTCGACCGCATGGAGGAGGTGCGGGTGCTGGAAGCCACCTTCACGCCGCCCGCCGACTTCGACGCGCTGGCGTGGCTGCGCGCCTCGCTGCCCGAGCCGGCGCAGGGTCACGAGGTCAGCGTGTGGCTGGGCGCTCCGCCCGAGAGCCTGCGCGATCAGCTCTCGGCCTGGGGCACCGACCTGCGGCCCGAGGCCGGCGGCTCGCGCCTGCGCGGCCGGCGCGACCACCTCGACGCCTTCGCCGGGTTCCTGCTGGGTCTGGGCTGCGAGGTCCGGGTGGACAGTCCGCCCGAGCTGCTGCGGTCGGTCGGACGGATCGTGGCCCGCGCCCAGGGGGTGCTGGCGGCCCAGGCCTCCCCCGACTGA
- a CDS encoding SDR family oxidoreductase: protein MSSDSSARTALIVGSTGLSGRTLAQLLTEQGWTVYGLARRPAQDIPVLLPVAADLLDPGTLGPALAGVRPTHVFFTSWLRQETEALNIEVNSAMVRNLLDALRPAGTVQHVALVTGLKHYLGPFDAYAKGERLPVTPLREDQPRLDLPNFYYAQEDEVYAAAERDGFTWSVHRPHTLIGEAVGNAMNLGTTLAVYASLCRASGQPMRWPGSGAQWSGLSDVTDARVLARQLLWAAETPAAHNQAFNVVNGDVFRWSRLWGRVADWFGVEAQGFGGTVRPLEAELADKGPAWAELAAGHGLAEPDLNRLASAWHTDLDLSRPIEVMTDMARSRALGFSVYQNTEASFFDLFAQLRRERLIP, encoded by the coding sequence ATGTCGAGTGATTCTTCCGCACGCACGGCCCTCATCGTGGGGTCCACCGGCCTCTCGGGGCGCACGCTGGCCCAGCTTCTGACGGAACAGGGCTGGACGGTGTACGGCCTCGCGCGCAGGCCCGCGCAGGATATTCCGGTCCTGTTGCCGGTCGCGGCCGACCTGCTCGACCCCGGAACGCTGGGGCCGGCGCTCGCCGGGGTGCGGCCCACCCACGTCTTTTTCACCTCTTGGCTGCGCCAGGAGACCGAGGCGCTGAACATCGAGGTGAACAGCGCGATGGTCCGCAACCTGCTGGACGCCCTGCGGCCGGCGGGCACGGTGCAGCACGTCGCCCTGGTCACGGGTCTCAAGCACTACCTGGGGCCCTTCGACGCCTATGCCAAGGGCGAGCGCCTGCCGGTCACGCCGCTGCGCGAGGACCAGCCGCGCCTGGACCTGCCCAACTTCTACTACGCCCAGGAGGACGAGGTGTATGCCGCGGCCGAGCGCGACGGCTTTACCTGGAGCGTCCACCGGCCCCATACCCTGATCGGGGAGGCGGTGGGCAACGCCATGAACCTGGGTACCACCCTCGCCGTCTACGCCTCGCTGTGCCGCGCCTCGGGGCAGCCCATGCGCTGGCCGGGGTCGGGCGCGCAGTGGTCGGGCCTGTCGGACGTGACCGATGCCCGCGTACTGGCCCGGCAGCTGCTGTGGGCCGCCGAGACGCCCGCCGCGCACAACCAGGCCTTCAACGTGGTCAACGGCGACGTGTTCCGCTGGAGCCGCCTGTGGGGCCGCGTCGCCGACTGGTTCGGCGTCGAGGCGCAGGGCTTCGGCGGCACCGTGCGCCCGCTGGAGGCCGAACTGGCCGACAAGGGACCGGCCTGGGCCGAGCTGGCGGCGGGGCACGGGCTGGCCGAGCCGGACCTGAACCGCCTCGCCTCGGCGTGGCACACCGACCTCGACCTGAGCCGCCCCATCGAGGTGATGACCGACATGGCCCGCAGCCGCGCCCTGGGCTTTTCGGTGTACCAGAACACCGAAGCTTCCTTTTTCGACCTCTTCGCGCAGCTGCGCCGCGAGCGCCTGATTCCCTGA
- a CDS encoding methyltransferase domain-containing protein gives MSSDLPADAFRRMDETPDEAFYAQPRFVTHIDDGAIAAVTELYREYFPAGGDLLDLMSSWVSHLPPEVEYGRVEGLGMNRRELAANPCLSGFAVQNLNEDARLPYPDASFDGCGLCVSVDYLTRPAEVLREVGRVLRPGAPVVITFSNRCFPTKAVRVWHELDDAGHLALVAEFLRQAGNFTDIRTLDRSPRRAGRLSGDPLYAVVGRAADPRRA, from the coding sequence ATGTCCAGTGATCTTCCGGCCGACGCCTTTCGCCGCATGGACGAGACGCCCGACGAGGCCTTCTACGCCCAGCCCCGTTTCGTGACCCACATCGACGACGGGGCGATTGCCGCCGTCACGGAGCTGTACCGCGAATATTTTCCGGCGGGCGGCGACCTGCTGGACCTCATGAGTTCCTGGGTCAGTCACCTGCCGCCCGAGGTCGAGTACGGCCGGGTCGAGGGCCTGGGCATGAACCGCCGCGAACTCGCCGCCAACCCGTGCCTGAGCGGCTTCGCGGTGCAGAACCTGAACGAGGACGCGCGGCTGCCCTACCCGGACGCCAGCTTCGACGGCTGCGGCCTGTGCGTGTCGGTGGATTACCTGACCCGGCCGGCCGAGGTGCTGCGCGAGGTCGGGCGGGTGCTGCGGCCCGGCGCGCCGGTGGTCATCACCTTCTCCAACCGCTGTTTTCCGACGAAGGCCGTGCGGGTCTGGCACGAACTCGACGACGCCGGGCACCTCGCACTCGTCGCGGAATTTCTGCGGCAGGCGGGCAACTTCACCGACATCCGCACCCTGGACCGTAGCCCCCGCCGGGCCGGGCGTCTGAGCGGCGATCCCCTCTATGCGGTCGTGGGCCGCGCGGCAGACCCCAGACGGGCTTGA
- the pdxY gene encoding pyridoxal kinase has translation MSAPALPAAPLNLLSIQSWVSYGHVGNAAAMFPLQCLGIEVWAVNTVQFSNHTGYGAWTGAVFAPELVAELLDGIEARGVLPGCSGVLSGYMGSEGTVAAVVAAVSRVRQASPGALYCCDPVMGDVGRGVFVRPELPELIGAQAIPAADIVTPNQFELELLTGRRVDTLEHALEAARALRERLNPGGPRIVVVTSLVRQDAPAGVIETLAVTGEGAWLCRTPLIDLDPPRNGTGDAIAALFFGQYLRTGGDVARALSLSMSALYALLDLTHRLGTREIQLVAARDEYAAPGRVFGAEQVG, from the coding sequence ATGAGTGCCCCCGCCCTTCCGGCCGCGCCCCTGAACCTCCTGAGCATCCAGTCGTGGGTCAGCTACGGCCACGTCGGCAACGCCGCGGCCATGTTCCCGCTGCAATGTCTGGGTATCGAGGTCTGGGCCGTGAACACCGTGCAGTTTTCCAACCACACCGGCTACGGGGCGTGGACCGGCGCAGTGTTCGCCCCCGAACTCGTGGCCGAGCTGCTCGACGGCATCGAGGCGCGTGGAGTCCTGCCGGGCTGTAGCGGCGTCCTGAGCGGCTACATGGGCTCCGAAGGCACCGTCGCGGCGGTGGTTGCGGCCGTGTCGCGCGTGCGGCAGGCCAGCCCCGGCGCGCTGTACTGCTGCGACCCCGTGATGGGCGACGTGGGGCGCGGCGTGTTCGTGCGCCCCGAGCTGCCCGAGCTGATCGGCGCGCAGGCGATTCCGGCGGCCGACATCGTCACGCCCAACCAGTTCGAGCTCGAACTCCTCACCGGCCGCAGGGTGGACACGCTGGAGCACGCCCTGGAGGCGGCGCGCGCCCTGCGGGAGCGCCTGAACCCCGGCGGGCCGCGCATCGTGGTCGTGACCAGTCTCGTGCGGCAGGACGCGCCCGCAGGCGTCATCGAGACGCTCGCCGTGACGGGCGAGGGCGCGTGGCTGTGCCGCACGCCGCTCATCGACCTCGACCCGCCGCGCAACGGCACCGGGGACGCCATCGCCGCGCTGTTTTTCGGTCAGTATCTGCGGACCGGGGGCGACGTGGCCCGCGCCCTATCGCTCTCGATGAGTGCGCTGTACGCCCTGCTGGACCTGACCCACCGTCTGGGCACCCGCGAGATCCAGCTCGTGGCTGCGCGGGACGAGTACGCCGCGCCGGGCCGGGTCTTCGGGGCCGAGCAGGTCGGCTGA